The following coding sequences are from one Verrucosispora sp. WMMD573 window:
- a CDS encoding carboxypeptidase regulatory-like domain-containing protein: MDEQPDAASARRMVGVCGRRVEILAERTEWSQTFLNADDSRTLEQTIEPTRVRKGNSWAPVDATLKVSGQGVEPRATVLPMVFSAGGDAPLARLKDGSRELAMSWPGRLPKPVLEGATAVYRDVLPDVDLRVTAQPLGFSEVLVVKSRQAAANPKLSTLRFGLATKGVTVSPNSSGGLVARDAKGAAVFAAPAPLMWDSSDAAGRDTGGAVAPDEKRAPGNDDRQRKPSSIEQEPQSSQERSATATPGEPALAETARRAVMPVRLDGDAITLLPDKKMLADPRTKLPIYIDPSWTGGIVSNSWTSVWSKYKSSSFWKNSSALNNGSTYGSAGAGRTEDCSGCADHIIRSLFRMNTSKVAGKHILAAQFRIEQRHAWTCSPKSNAKLWLTGSISSSTTWNNQPTWNSSYTAQTVGNRKYGAAHGCLGTGTIEFNVKSMVAKAASSKWSNMTVGLRAVDEGTKNQWKRFNHSSPKLAITYNTSPNAPSDRKSDGKNCATGSGRPYVLTTTPVLAAKHSDPDSAQQSLTTDFYWWPVGGARSESNKVAQAAGNPSTVSKAIPSSRLTDGTSYVWQARTWDGSHHSAWSGTCEFTVDATPPPPPANVGSTYYLNDGTPRGGVGVSGTFNITAPTTRPYEVKEYAYSLDSGVLTAAKTVAARTTDYGASVNLAPLHDGVNVLYVWSKDHAGRFSTPVTYTFSVRAGSGPAAEWTFEETGTTAADVSGHGNSLTVGASATRVAGRSGVGTALSLPGTAVATRAGAINTPNPDTGVSTPVRTDADFTVAAWVKISSLSGSGAQAVVSANGSRMPAYHLGYVVSGQRWRFTMATADIDNAPMVSVHSNAAPTAGKWTHLAATFDGASKKLTLYVNGVAQTETATLSGGFNATSDFFVGRRKWNGGYDSFFTGVVDDVRFYNFTETAANLAKLAVPLQPKITFPDGADVTAGGQLTVRFDAGGDTNVTKFRYSIDDTELGSTVNATTAGGTATVTINLGSSLGELPVYAVAVDDGNRAGGMGEGVITVSAAASLSGTVWDPNFFPQAGAIVRLQPGGYQAISQADGTYALANFPTGSYTITVTYGGRCGLAFNEPVEIDGRGLTTDIFLAFVSDDLGHTCSEQTMPFIGASTVLALTGDDAVAAVSLPFAFPFYGGAYRSAWVDTNGLLTFTDPGGSHPYTGQQPAPVAPAAAVAPFWDDLVVDASASVRTATTGSGAGQRFVVEWRNVHRKGNTGQRVSFATVLAPDGTVTTNYDQLDNAAERGAHAIVGIEAEDGQDRLRYSTAEPVLASSQAITFTRPESEGELELHSLSGTLTNAAGAAVVGATVTLDPSGVSTTTGAGGAYSFTGLVADSYTVSAQMAGRCGALVRSQVELFADVVRDLRLGPDYGGLGYACSTGPSAFVSASTVLGLTGDDAATMVALPFPVRFHGESYTSGRVHTNGLVSFGPSSGEPDTWVNPTMPTVAAPNAVVAPFWDDFEVDASASVRTQTVGSAPNRSFVVEWRNVGFRPTNAQRVTFEVIFHEDGRIAFHYGAMSTPTQQGAAATVGLENASGTVAALYSYHEAALTANSSITYTPAPAGSVEGVLTTVVTGNPVAGATVTLNPGNRSTTTAADGSYQFTAVPVGEYKVAASTGDSRCAGQYAREIINHPGGVSGVDLSVMVDGDEFGYKCTAGARTFVPGDTVEAWQGDETVWQKNPPFPVKLYGETYTSAWISANGLISFKDPAYFGWIGSWPGSIPSPAAEGSPNAAVYVLWDDWVVDSQARIATKVSGTAPNRQWVVEWRNVHIYGDTSTRATFEAVFKENGEITLAYADIDPNKSIERGGEGTVGIENGDGSVGFQYLFREPWLATGQGVTFTPNPPGQGSVAGTVTCQGSPVAGATITVADRTTTTAANGTYQITAVPAGSWAVIATVPSGACRGSDVRQVVVGTNTQATADYTLGNTVAGGGYRLTEQPVTYTPANGTVLPLTGDDAYTSIALPFPVSLYGQTYNTGWVDTNGLVSFLNPGEPSPDAWPIPSPASPEEPNAALYPFWHDWVVDANASVRTAVRGSAPARQFVIEWRNVHSYEDPRTRVTFQAILDEAGGYSFAYTDNDGTFLERGGGATIGIENADGTAAIQYTYRQPVLRPGLGLRFNPPTP, from the coding sequence GTGGATGAGCAGCCGGATGCGGCTTCGGCGCGGCGGATGGTGGGGGTGTGCGGCCGGCGGGTGGAGATCCTCGCCGAGCGGACGGAGTGGTCGCAGACCTTCCTCAACGCCGACGACTCCCGCACGTTGGAGCAGACCATCGAGCCGACGCGGGTGCGTAAGGGAAATTCCTGGGCGCCGGTGGACGCCACGCTCAAGGTGTCCGGCCAGGGGGTGGAACCGCGGGCGACGGTGCTGCCGATGGTCTTCTCCGCCGGTGGTGACGCTCCCCTGGCTCGGCTGAAGGACGGCTCGCGGGAACTGGCGATGAGCTGGCCGGGCCGACTGCCGAAGCCCGTGTTGGAGGGTGCTACGGCGGTCTACCGGGACGTCCTGCCGGATGTGGATCTGCGGGTCACCGCGCAGCCGTTGGGTTTCTCCGAGGTTCTGGTGGTGAAGTCGCGTCAGGCGGCAGCGAATCCCAAGCTGTCGACGCTGCGGTTCGGGTTGGCGACCAAGGGCGTCACGGTGAGCCCGAACAGCTCCGGCGGCCTGGTAGCCCGGGATGCCAAAGGTGCCGCCGTGTTCGCGGCTCCAGCACCGCTGATGTGGGACTCCTCGGATGCTGCGGGCCGCGACACCGGTGGTGCGGTCGCCCCGGACGAGAAGCGGGCACCCGGCAACGATGATCGTCAGCGCAAGCCCAGTTCAATCGAGCAGGAGCCGCAGTCGAGCCAGGAGCGCTCCGCCACGGCGACGCCGGGCGAACCGGCGTTGGCGGAGACGGCGCGGCGGGCGGTCATGCCGGTACGGCTTGACGGTGACGCGATTACGTTGCTGCCGGACAAGAAGATGCTGGCCGACCCTCGGACAAAGCTGCCGATCTACATCGATCCGTCGTGGACGGGTGGGATCGTCAGCAACTCGTGGACGTCGGTGTGGAGCAAGTACAAGTCGAGTTCTTTCTGGAAGAACTCGTCGGCGCTGAACAACGGCTCGACGTACGGCTCGGCGGGTGCCGGGCGTACGGAGGACTGCTCCGGTTGCGCGGACCACATCATCCGGTCGCTGTTCCGAATGAACACGTCGAAGGTGGCCGGCAAACACATCCTCGCCGCGCAGTTCCGTATCGAGCAGCGGCACGCGTGGACGTGTAGTCCGAAGAGCAACGCGAAGTTGTGGTTGACGGGTTCGATCTCGTCGAGCACGACGTGGAACAACCAGCCGACCTGGAACAGCAGCTACACGGCCCAGACCGTCGGCAACCGCAAGTACGGCGCGGCGCACGGTTGCCTGGGTACCGGCACCATCGAGTTCAACGTGAAGTCGATGGTGGCCAAGGCGGCGTCGAGCAAGTGGTCGAACATGACGGTTGGTCTGCGGGCGGTTGACGAGGGCACCAAGAACCAATGGAAGCGGTTCAACCACTCATCACCGAAGCTGGCGATCACCTACAACACGAGCCCGAACGCTCCGTCGGACCGCAAGTCCGACGGCAAGAACTGCGCTACCGGGTCCGGCCGTCCGTATGTGCTGACAACGACGCCGGTACTTGCCGCAAAGCACTCTGACCCGGACTCCGCGCAGCAGTCGTTGACCACCGACTTCTACTGGTGGCCGGTCGGTGGCGCGCGGAGCGAGTCGAACAAGGTCGCACAGGCGGCCGGTAACCCGTCGACCGTGTCGAAAGCCATCCCCTCGAGCCGGCTGACCGATGGCACCAGTTATGTGTGGCAGGCCCGGACCTGGGACGGCTCTCACCACAGCGCCTGGTCCGGTACGTGCGAGTTCACCGTGGACGCCACTCCACCACCGCCACCGGCCAACGTCGGCTCCACCTACTACCTAAACGACGGCACGCCGCGGGGCGGCGTAGGTGTCTCGGGCACATTCAACATCACCGCGCCCACCACCCGCCCCTACGAGGTGAAGGAGTACGCCTACAGCCTCGACTCCGGTGTGCTGACCGCGGCGAAAACCGTCGCGGCGCGGACGACGGACTACGGCGCGTCGGTCAACCTGGCTCCGTTGCACGACGGTGTGAACGTGCTGTACGTCTGGTCGAAGGACCACGCTGGACGCTTTTCCACCCCCGTGACGTACACCTTCAGCGTGCGGGCCGGGTCCGGTCCGGCCGCCGAGTGGACGTTCGAGGAGACCGGCACCACCGCCGCCGACGTCTCCGGGCACGGCAACAGCCTCACCGTCGGCGCGTCGGCGACGCGGGTCGCCGGCCGGTCCGGAGTAGGAACTGCGCTGTCGCTGCCGGGCACGGCCGTGGCCACCAGGGCCGGCGCGATCAACACGCCGAACCCCGACACCGGAGTCTCGACGCCGGTCCGCACCGACGCGGATTTCACCGTCGCCGCCTGGGTCAAGATCAGTTCACTGTCGGGCTCCGGTGCGCAGGCGGTGGTGAGTGCGAACGGTTCCCGCATGCCGGCCTACCACCTGGGTTACGTCGTCAGTGGCCAACGGTGGCGGTTCACCATGGCCACGGCTGACATCGACAACGCCCCGATGGTCAGCGTGCACTCCAACGCCGCACCCACAGCGGGTAAGTGGACACATCTGGCCGCCACCTTCGACGGGGCGTCCAAGAAGCTGACCCTGTATGTCAATGGAGTGGCGCAGACCGAAACCGCGACGCTGTCCGGCGGGTTCAACGCCACCAGCGACTTCTTCGTCGGCCGGCGTAAGTGGAACGGCGGCTACGACAGCTTTTTCACCGGCGTCGTGGACGACGTGCGGTTCTACAACTTCACCGAGACCGCGGCCAACCTGGCGAAACTCGCCGTGCCGCTGCAGCCGAAGATCACCTTCCCCGACGGGGCCGACGTCACGGCCGGGGGCCAGCTGACGGTCAGGTTCGACGCCGGTGGAGACACCAACGTCACCAAGTTCCGGTACAGCATCGACGACACCGAGCTCGGAAGCACGGTGAACGCCACCACGGCGGGCGGCACCGCTACCGTCACGATCAACCTGGGCAGTTCATTGGGCGAGCTGCCGGTTTACGCCGTGGCGGTTGACGACGGCAACCGGGCCGGCGGTATGGGCGAGGGTGTGATTACGGTGTCTGCTGCGGCGAGCCTGTCGGGCACCGTGTGGGATCCGAACTTCTTCCCGCAAGCGGGAGCCATCGTAAGGCTGCAACCTGGTGGCTACCAGGCGATATCGCAGGCCGACGGCACCTACGCCCTGGCTAACTTTCCCACCGGCTCGTACACGATCACCGTCACGTACGGCGGGCGATGCGGGTTGGCGTTCAACGAGCCGGTCGAGATTGATGGTCGAGGGCTGACGACTGACATCTTCCTCGCCTTCGTTAGCGACGACCTCGGTCACACCTGCTCTGAGCAGACCATGCCCTTCATCGGGGCCAGTACGGTGCTCGCTTTGACCGGTGACGATGCGGTCGCTGCGGTGTCGTTGCCCTTCGCGTTCCCCTTCTACGGTGGCGCGTACCGCAGTGCCTGGGTGGACACCAACGGCTTGCTGACCTTCACCGATCCGGGTGGCTCACACCCGTACACCGGTCAGCAGCCTGCTCCGGTGGCACCGGCAGCCGCGGTGGCTCCGTTCTGGGACGATCTTGTCGTCGACGCTTCAGCGAGCGTGCGCACCGCGACCACCGGCTCGGGAGCCGGCCAGCGGTTCGTGGTGGAGTGGCGCAACGTGCACCGCAAGGGCAACACCGGGCAGCGGGTGTCCTTCGCGACGGTCCTGGCCCCTGACGGCACCGTGACGACCAACTACGACCAGCTCGACAACGCCGCAGAGCGCGGTGCCCACGCCATCGTCGGCATCGAAGCGGAAGACGGCCAGGACCGGTTGCGGTACTCCACCGCCGAGCCGGTACTGGCCAGCAGCCAGGCAATCACCTTCACCCGCCCCGAGTCGGAAGGGGAGTTGGAGCTGCACAGCCTGTCCGGCACGCTCACCAACGCCGCCGGCGCCGCAGTGGTCGGTGCGACGGTCACCCTCGACCCGAGCGGGGTAAGCACCACGACCGGCGCGGGTGGCGCGTACAGCTTCACCGGCCTGGTCGCCGACAGCTACACCGTCAGCGCGCAGATGGCGGGACGGTGTGGCGCGCTGGTACGTAGCCAGGTGGAGTTGTTCGCCGATGTGGTCCGTGACCTGCGACTCGGGCCGGACTACGGGGGTCTGGGATACGCCTGCAGCACCGGGCCGTCCGCTTTCGTGTCGGCGTCGACGGTGCTGGGGCTGACCGGTGACGACGCGGCGACCATGGTGGCGTTGCCGTTCCCGGTGCGTTTCCACGGCGAGTCGTACACCTCCGGTCGGGTGCACACGAACGGTCTGGTGAGTTTCGGTCCGTCCTCGGGTGAGCCGGACACCTGGGTCAACCCGACGATGCCGACGGTGGCGGCGCCGAATGCGGTGGTGGCGCCGTTCTGGGACGACTTCGAGGTGGACGCGTCGGCGAGTGTGCGGACGCAGACGGTGGGTTCGGCGCCGAACCGGTCGTTCGTGGTGGAGTGGCGCAACGTCGGGTTCCGGCCGACGAACGCGCAGCGGGTCACCTTCGAGGTGATCTTCCACGAGGACGGGCGGATCGCGTTCCACTACGGGGCGATGTCCACCCCGACCCAGCAGGGTGCGGCGGCGACGGTGGGTCTGGAGAACGCCTCGGGGACGGTCGCGGCGCTGTACTCCTACCACGAGGCGGCGTTGACGGCGAACAGCTCGATCACCTACACCCCCGCACCGGCCGGATCGGTCGAGGGCGTGTTGACCACGGTGGTGACCGGTAACCCGGTAGCCGGAGCGACGGTGACGTTGAATCCGGGCAACCGCAGCACCACCACCGCGGCCGACGGCAGCTATCAGTTCACCGCGGTGCCGGTCGGGGAGTACAAGGTCGCCGCGTCGACCGGCGACAGCCGGTGCGCCGGCCAGTACGCCCGCGAGATCATCAATCACCCCGGCGGCGTGTCGGGAGTGGACCTGTCGGTGATGGTCGACGGTGACGAGTTCGGCTACAAGTGCACCGCCGGGGCGCGGACGTTCGTGCCCGGTGACACGGTGGAAGCGTGGCAGGGCGACGAGACGGTGTGGCAGAAGAACCCGCCGTTCCCGGTGAAGCTCTACGGGGAGACGTACACCTCGGCGTGGATCAGCGCCAACGGCCTGATCAGTTTCAAGGATCCGGCGTACTTCGGGTGGATCGGTTCCTGGCCGGGGTCGATCCCGTCGCCGGCGGCGGAGGGCTCCCCGAACGCGGCGGTGTACGTGCTGTGGGACGACTGGGTGGTCGACTCGCAGGCCCGGATCGCCACCAAGGTCAGCGGCACCGCGCCGAACCGGCAGTGGGTCGTGGAGTGGCGCAACGTGCACATCTACGGCGACACCAGCACCCGCGCGACCTTCGAGGCGGTGTTCAAGGAGAACGGCGAGATCACCCTGGCCTACGCCGACATCGACCCAAACAAGTCGATCGAGCGTGGCGGTGAGGGCACCGTCGGGATCGAGAACGGCGACGGCTCCGTCGGTTTCCAGTACCTGTTCCGCGAGCCGTGGCTCGCCACCGGGCAGGGCGTCACGTTCACCCCGAACCCGCCCGGGCAGGGAAGCGTCGCCGGCACCGTCACCTGTCAGGGCTCCCCGGTGGCCGGGGCGACGATCACGGTGGCGGACCGGACGACGACCACCGCCGCCAACGGCACCTACCAGATCACCGCCGTGCCCGCCGGCAGCTGGGCGGTCATCGCCACCGTGCCCTCCGGGGCGTGCCGGGGCTCGGACGTGCGGCAGGTCGTGGTCGGCACCAACACCCAGGCCACCGCCGACTACACCCTGGGCAACACTGTCGCCGGGGGCGGCTACCGGCTGACCGAGCAACCCGTCACCTACACCCCCGCCAACGGCACCGTGCTGCCACTGACCGGCGACGACGCCTACACCTCGATCGCGCTGCCCTTCCCGGTCAGCCTGTACGGGCAGACCTACAACACCGGCTGGGTGGACACCAACGGACTGGTCAGCTTCCTCAACCCCGGCGAACCGTCACCCGACGCCTGGCCCATCCCATCGCCGGCCAGCCCCGAGGAACCCAACGCCGCGCTGTACCCGTTCTGGCACGACTGGGTCGTCGACGCCAACGCCAGCGTCCGCACCGCCGTGCGGGGCAGCGCACCCGCCCGGCAGTTCGTCATCGAATGGCGCAACGTCCACTCCTACGAGGACCCCCGCACCCGCGTCACCTTCCAGGCGATCCTCGACGAAGCCGGCGGCTACAGCTTCGCCTACACCGACAACGACGGCACCTTCCTCGAACGCGGCGGCGGCGCCACCATCGGCATCGAGAACGCCGACGGGACCGCCGCGATCCAGTACACCTACCGCCAACCCGTCCTCCGGCCCGGCTTGGGGCTGCGGTTCAACCCGCCCACCCCCTGA